cctgcagcagcagcaatgcCTGCGTAAtctggagatggagagaaGGAGATATTGATCTCTTCGTTTGTCGCCGATGCCGCTTCTCCATGAGGATGTACCAACATGTAGGATTTCCGGGGCGCATTCCAACCTAGATCTCGCATTAACCAACGTTTGTTTCAGCGGGCGCTTACATGACGTaccattgttgttgagaatgatggTTAATACGGGAATATTGTACCGCTTAGAGATCCAATATACGCTGCCTGGTATGGAGAAGAGATATGTGCCGTCTCCAACTATTTGGCAAACGAACTTTCCTTTGCAGCTTCCACCAGCTTGCTCGTCTGATGCCAACTTGATCCCCaaagcaccaccaccggACCACCCTAAGCCTCCACCGCCGCAATTGATCCATGAGCCGGGTATTGTTGGTTGAATATTATCGTGGATGAAGCCGGTGTTAGTCACAGCTTCCACTGCCCAAATTGTTTCCTTTGGACAAACTCGACGGAGAACATTGCATAAATAGCCTGTCCCAAAACTGCCGTCTGCGAAGGGCCTTGCGGCGTCCGATATTTGTGTCAAAAACTTGGTATACGAGGCTTGTCGTGTCTCCTCagcggcagcatcatccttCTCGGCCATGGTCCTGGCTACTTCCCCGGTCGTCAACTTCTGAATGATCTGCTCTAGTGCAACCAAGGAATCTGCTCGATACCGACCCTGAGCAGGGATGTAGAACAAGGGCATTTGCTGTTTCAACGGGTCTACATCAATGTGGAATATTTTTGCATCCTCTTTTGGCCGACATCTTGTGGGAATCCATGGCACATCGCAGTCTAGAACTATGATCACATCCGCCTCCTCAATAGCTTCGTGAGCGCCGATCCTCACGCCCAGCCAAGCCGGGTGGTGAGCAGGGAAGCACATATCGCTTCCCGACCCGTCCAATACCCTAAGTGGTTTCACGATATCTGCCAGTTTGACTAAAGCAGTCGGAACTCGAAGATTGCGACCAGAATACCCCGTGACGATGAGAGGTTTGTCCGCTGTGGCCAACGCCTCTGCAATCTTGGCTGCGTTTCTGTCCGTAAGGCCGCCTAGCTCGACAGGCTCCCATTGATCTTGTTGGACTTGATATGGCTTGATCTCCGTCTCTAGGACTTCCCTTGTTGCACAGAGATACACCGGGCCTTGAGGGCCGCTTGTTGCAAACTGTAAGGCCCGGTTGACCATTTGCTTAATATTGACTCCCGTCTTGATTTCGGCAGCGTATCTGCAGTACTGTCCAAGTATTGCTTTCTGGTCAGGAACATCTTGAAGCCAATGAATAAATTCTGTCCGAGAACCAGGCAGCTCTCCTTCCAGGGTGCATGGGGACATGCCAGCAAAGACGAGGACAGGCGCACGGCCAACGGAGGCATTATGAACAGCCACGCCCAGTGCTTGAGTGCCGACGTCAACATGTACAATAACGCATTGCGGCTTTCCTGTTATTCGTGCGAAGCCAtctgccattgacattgctACCATCTAGAAGCCTATTAGTCATGTACATGCGTGTGGTGTTGGTCCCCGGGATGCTGGTCGGGATACCAATGCTTACCTCGCTCGGGCAAGTGATAACACGCGGGAAATGGCCACTGCTCTCTCTTTGACCTTTAAGCATTGCTTCAATAATACTTGGATGATCCGAGCCAAGGTTCACAAAGCAGTGGGTTACCCCAGCCCCGCAAAGGGCGTCGAAGAAAGCAAATGCGGCCGTGTACAtggtgttttgatgatgTGGCTTCTCAGTAACACAGATAGATGATCACAGTCTACGAAGAGTTTTTGAGATGAGATCACAGGGAACCATAAACTTGCCTGAGTGAATAAAGACATGCATGATGGAAAGCGGGAGTGGCCAAGAGCCCATCACGTCGCAGCATCTCCACCGATGCATCAGCCGGTTTTCGTAGCCGAGTCGGATTCGGACCAGGGTTGCGAGAACTAGGACCAACATTACTATATTTTGATCATTGCATACAATGGCACATCCCCGGAGCCGTAGGTCGCATTTTGTTGCCAGCAGGGTTGTCTCTAGAACTCACTGTAgtcaatcttgccatcacAGTCGGCAGCAAAGTCGATGCAAACAATGAAGAAACAGTGCGCattccaagaacaagcaCGCAAACGAGCCTTTTGCTAAACTTTCTAAAGATATTATCTACAGAGTAAACCTGAAGCTCGGGTGCCAATCGCCCAGGTTATTCTTGACGTCTTCGGGCAAATTGAGTCTTTGGTTTCTCAGGCCCGCATCTCTTTTCCGATTCTCTCTCCACATGAGAGAAAACATCACAAACGCAGCTAATACTCCAACCCACATCAAAGCTAACGAGACGCTATACCCCGTACCGTATTTTGGGGATTCCCCCTTGATGAAAATAAGGCTGCCAATAATGCCAGCAATATTTCCTACCATGACTTGTGTTGAGGCGGCGAAAGACCGCTTCCAATGTCCCGAGACGTTATTCTGCAGCCAGACAAGAGCCATTGGGGTGATCATGTATGCACCGCCAAAGACAAGGAAAACGGCGCCGAATTTGTAATCTCTCGTCTTGCCCTCTTGCGACAGAAGCATCGCGTATCCAATGGTCGTCATGGACGCGCCGCCCACGATGAAGCCGAAACGGTGTTTAAGTCTATCAGATGCAAAAGCGCCAAGAAGCATCATTCCAGCTGCGAAAACATATACGGGAATAGTGCGAACTTGTGCTTCTTCCGCCTTCCAGTCGAATTCAAGAAGGATGGTTGGCAAGAACATGGCTCCAGACAAACCAGCCACACTGACCCCAAGATAAATTAAACCACCCAGCCAAATTTTATAGTCAGAGGCAATAAGCTTGAATGAAAACTTGTTCAGCCTGTCCATTCGGGCCATGTCCCCAACATCGATCCTCGAACGGCGGCGTAACAGCTCCTTTTCCTCCGCGTTTAGGTATTTCGTTTGCTCTGGCCAATCAATTATAACAAAGGATGCAACAATTGCTAGAAATGCTGTTACAGCTCCTTCAATAATAAATATCCACCTCCATGCCCTGAAGCCCTCCCGACCGGCAAGTTTGCTGATGGCGAACGCCAAGAGGCCGCCGAATGCTCCAGCGACAACAGTGCTGCAGAATAACAATGACATGCGTTTTTGGTACTCATGACGCTTGTAGTATGTCGACGTGATGTAAACAATGGCTGGCAGAACGCCGGCCTCAAAGATACCAAGCATAAAGCGCAG
The genomic region above belongs to Pochonia chlamydosporia 170 chromosome 2, whole genome shotgun sequence and contains:
- a CDS encoding acetolactate synthase (similar to Neosartorya fischeri NRRL 181 XP_001260823.1), which translates into the protein MSMADGFARITGKPQCVIVHVDVGTQALGVAVHNASVGRAPVLVFAGMSPCTLEGELPGSRTEFIHWLQDVPDQKAILGQYCRYAAEIKTGVNIKQMVNRALQFATSGPQGPVYLCATREVLETEIKPYQVQQDQWEPVELGGLTDRNAAKIAEALATADKPLIVTGYSGRNLRVPTALVKLADIVKPLRVLDGSGSDMCFPAHHPAWLGVRIGAHEAIEEADVIIVLDCDVPWIPTRCRPKEDAKIFHIDVDPLKQQMPLFYIPAQGRYRADSLVALEQIIQKLTTGEVARTMAEKDDAAAEETRQASYTKFLTQISDAARPFADGSFGTGYLCNVLRRVCPKETIWAVEAVTNTGFIHDNIQPTIPGSWINCGGGGLGWSGGGALGIKLASDEQAGGSCKGKFVCQIVGDGTYLFSIPGSVYWISKRYNIPVLTIILNNNGWNAPRKSYMLVHPHGEAASATNEEINISFSPSPDYAGIAAAAGSGDIHPFKITHADELDSILQRAVAKVQGGQTSVVDCKVALDC